A stretch of the Lolium perenne isolate Kyuss_39 chromosome 3, Kyuss_2.0, whole genome shotgun sequence genome encodes the following:
- the LOC127341333 gene encoding uncharacterized protein encodes MGGGHDMGGGHNGGVKGFVSNLVGGSKGHGYGYGQQGHGGYGSSYGHGGYEQGYGGHGQQHGGYVQQGHGAYEHGYGGGHVQQHGHGHGHEHGYGSHGYGGHEQHGYGGGHVQQHGYGHAAGAYPPHGGYQAHGYAPAAYPSHGSHHGGGHMGSYHTGHGGGYGHGHGGKFKAGKHGRKWK; translated from the exons ATGGGTGGCGGCCACGACATGGGCGGTGGCCACAACGGCGGCGTGAAGGGGTTTGTGTCCAACCTCGTCGGCGGTAGCAAAGGCCATGGGTATGGGTACGGCCAGCAGGGCCACGGCGGCTACGGCAGCAGCTACGGACACGGCGGTTACGAGCAGGGCTATGGCGGCCACGGCCAGCAGCACGGTGGGTATGTGCAGCAGGGGCACGGCGCCTACGAGCACGGCTATGGCGGCGGACACGTGCAGCAGCACGGGCACGGGCACGGCCACGAGCACGGGTACGGCAGCCACGGATATGGCGGTCATGAGCAGCACGGCTACGGCGGCGGCCATGTTCAGCAGCACGGCTATGGACATGCCGCCGGCGCCTACCCTCCGCACGGCGGCTACCAGGCCCACGGCTACGCGCCGGCGGCATACCCCTCGCATGGCTCGCACCACG GCGGCGGCCACATGGGATCGTACCACACCGGGCACGGCGGCGGCTACGGCCACGGTCATGGCGGGAAGTTCAAGGCCGGCAAGCACGGCAGGAAGTGGAAGTGA